A stretch of Macadamia integrifolia cultivar HAES 741 chromosome 7, SCU_Mint_v3, whole genome shotgun sequence DNA encodes these proteins:
- the LOC122084654 gene encoding F-box/LRR-repeat protein At3g58900-like isoform X2, whose protein sequence is MEDNSGEQRMKLQRTSKDVDFSDLPDSILCHILSYLPTKEAMMTSFLSKGWGSLWTSIPLIDLDERQFIGRTRNLKHNVSGVNFQQQKKFSDFVERFIDFHGGLNVPEIRLRFDVGSYLKFSSRAERWVRTVMTTDATAIDIDFSGKSLDWSDMNKNMYTLPSCGFPSRSLTALRLRFCEFKPLQNNSFVSLQTVSLTAVKVSDSSVNALICDSPCLENLHLECCYVPNSFHVEAPASSHLKFMVVDNCVTPGHKFIEHFSINIPSLQSFKFKGIINDFSVKNLRNLIDAEIDEQNEYNGFEDREYRMVCELFNGLGHVQVLTLSSWFLEVCFLLAYFVRSVVFSQIQFMFHGNCYEPRIWRWLMCFHLLNSTHIETL, encoded by the coding sequence ATGGAAGATAATAGTGGGGAACAAAGAATGAAGCTCCAAAGAACAAGTAAGGATGTGGATTTTAGTGATCTACCGGATTCTATTTTGTGTCACATTCTCTCCTATCTTCCTACCAAAGAAGCTATGATGACGAGCTTTTTAAGCAAGGGATGGGGATCTCTATGGACCTCTATTCCACTAATTGACTTAGACGAGAGGCAATTTATTGGACGAACTCGAAATTTGAAGCATAATGTCTCTGGGGTTAATTTTCAGCAGCAGAAGAAATTTTCTGATTTTGTTGAAAGGTTTATTGATTTTCATGGAGGCTTGAATGTACCGGAGATTCGACTACGGTTTGATGTTGGAAGTTATCTCAAGTTTTCTTCTCGTGCCGAAAGGTGGGTTCGTACTGTGATGACTACTGATGCTACGGCAATTGATATAGATTTTTCTGGTAAAAGCTTGGATTGGTCAGACATGAACAAGAATATGTATACTTTGCCTTCATGTGGGTTCCCATCCAGATCATTGACGGCTTTAAGATTAAGATTTTGTGAGTTTAAACCCTTGCAGAACAATAGCTTTGTGTCTCTTCAAACTGTAAGTTTGACGGCTGTAAAAGTATCCGATTCCTCAGTTAATGCTCTGATATGTGATTCTCCATGCCTAGAAAACTTGCATCTGGAGTGCTGTTATGTTCCCAATTCTTTTCATGTTGAAGCTCCTGCATCATCACATCTCAAGTTTATGGTGGTTGATAACTGTGTTACTCCAGGACATAAATTCATTGAACATTTCTCTATAAATATTCCAAGCCTTCAGAGCTTTAAGTTTAAGGGTATTATAAATGACTTCTCTGTGAAGAACTTGAGGAATTTGATTGATGCTGAAATTGACGAGCAAAATGAGTACAATGGGTTTGAAGATCGTGAATACCGCATGGTATGTGAGCTATTCAATGGTCTTGGTCATGTCCAGGTTCTAACACTATCTAGCTGGTTTCTCGAGGTATGTTTCTTGCTTGCATACTTTGTCAGGAGTGTTGTTTTTAGTCAAATTCAGTTCATGTTTCATGGAAATTGTTATGAACCCAGGATATGGCGATGGCTGATGTGCTTTCATCTGTTGAACTCTACCCATATTGAGACACTTTGA
- the LOC122084654 gene encoding F-box/LRR-repeat protein At3g58900-like isoform X1, translating to MFSLLFDKPRRGNINMEDNSGEQRMKLQRTSKDVDFSDLPDSILCHILSYLPTKEAMMTSFLSKGWGSLWTSIPLIDLDERQFIGRTRNLKHNVSGVNFQQQKKFSDFVERFIDFHGGLNVPEIRLRFDVGSYLKFSSRAERWVRTVMTTDATAIDIDFSGKSLDWSDMNKNMYTLPSCGFPSRSLTALRLRFCEFKPLQNNSFVSLQTVSLTAVKVSDSSVNALICDSPCLENLHLECCYVPNSFHVEAPASSHLKFMVVDNCVTPGHKFIEHFSINIPSLQSFKFKGIINDFSVKNLRNLIDAEIDEQNEYNGFEDREYRMVCELFNGLGHVQVLTLSSWFLEVCFLLAYFVRSVVFSQIQFMFHGNCYEPRIWRWLMCFHLLNSTHIETL from the coding sequence ATGTTTTCTCTCCTGTTCGACAAACCAAGGAGGGGAAATATCAATATGGAAGATAATAGTGGGGAACAAAGAATGAAGCTCCAAAGAACAAGTAAGGATGTGGATTTTAGTGATCTACCGGATTCTATTTTGTGTCACATTCTCTCCTATCTTCCTACCAAAGAAGCTATGATGACGAGCTTTTTAAGCAAGGGATGGGGATCTCTATGGACCTCTATTCCACTAATTGACTTAGACGAGAGGCAATTTATTGGACGAACTCGAAATTTGAAGCATAATGTCTCTGGGGTTAATTTTCAGCAGCAGAAGAAATTTTCTGATTTTGTTGAAAGGTTTATTGATTTTCATGGAGGCTTGAATGTACCGGAGATTCGACTACGGTTTGATGTTGGAAGTTATCTCAAGTTTTCTTCTCGTGCCGAAAGGTGGGTTCGTACTGTGATGACTACTGATGCTACGGCAATTGATATAGATTTTTCTGGTAAAAGCTTGGATTGGTCAGACATGAACAAGAATATGTATACTTTGCCTTCATGTGGGTTCCCATCCAGATCATTGACGGCTTTAAGATTAAGATTTTGTGAGTTTAAACCCTTGCAGAACAATAGCTTTGTGTCTCTTCAAACTGTAAGTTTGACGGCTGTAAAAGTATCCGATTCCTCAGTTAATGCTCTGATATGTGATTCTCCATGCCTAGAAAACTTGCATCTGGAGTGCTGTTATGTTCCCAATTCTTTTCATGTTGAAGCTCCTGCATCATCACATCTCAAGTTTATGGTGGTTGATAACTGTGTTACTCCAGGACATAAATTCATTGAACATTTCTCTATAAATATTCCAAGCCTTCAGAGCTTTAAGTTTAAGGGTATTATAAATGACTTCTCTGTGAAGAACTTGAGGAATTTGATTGATGCTGAAATTGACGAGCAAAATGAGTACAATGGGTTTGAAGATCGTGAATACCGCATGGTATGTGAGCTATTCAATGGTCTTGGTCATGTCCAGGTTCTAACACTATCTAGCTGGTTTCTCGAGGTATGTTTCTTGCTTGCATACTTTGTCAGGAGTGTTGTTTTTAGTCAAATTCAGTTCATGTTTCATGGAAATTGTTATGAACCCAGGATATGGCGATGGCTGATGTGCTTTCATCTGTTGAACTCTACCCATATTGAGACACTTTGA
- the LOC122083616 gene encoding uncharacterized protein LOC122083616 produces the protein MESSLSSFSPSYLDYLVLYFFRPLLAVTFVLSLILLGWFFAWKLVLVHVPLVQEIFGLRKKPVKPKPATRGRLSRFYSGVDSRNWASG, from the exons ATGGAGTCGTCTTTATcttcattttctccttcttatttGGATTATCTTGTTCTGTATTTTTTCCGGCCTCTTCTTGCTGTCACCTTCGTTCTCTCCTTAATACTTCTGG GGTGGTTTTTCGCATGGAAGTTGGTCCTGGTTCACGTTCCGCTGGTGCAGGAGATTTTTGGATTGCGCAAGAAGCCCGTGAAGCCAAAGCCTGCAACTCGCGGAAGGCTTTCTCGATTCTATAGTGGCGTTGATTCTCGAAACTGGGCTTCTGGGTG A
- the LOC122085158 gene encoding uncharacterized protein LOC122085158, translated as MGTRKEAITQYCPSHPTEVIVGVCALCVNEKLLILASEQAHRNLIKSIHEAHEGLPKAFAFGSFPQNHLNLMTKSSDDARRNAFSGNEEVFISIKFGDDDGNRLWNKCTSSRPCLEICNPTSTYCFNKARRGSMSIVEHSRPTRTIWWRKGVDHLFKNMLGKIQV; from the exons ATGGGTACACGCAAAGAGGCAATCACACAGTACTGTCCTTCCCATCCAACAGAGGTGATTGTAGGGGTATGTGCACTTTGTGTAAATGAAAAGCTTCTTATCCTGGCATCAGAGCAAGCACATCGTAACCTAATAAAGAGTATTCATGAAGCTCATGAAGGTCTTCCCAAAGCTTTTGCCTTTGGTTCCTTCCCCCAAAACCATCTCAATCTGATGACAAAAAGCTCCGATGACGCCCGGAGAAATGCCTTCTCCGGTAATGaag AAGTGTTTATTTCAATAAAGTTTGGAGATGATGATGGTAATAGATTATGGAACAAATGTACAAGTTCAAGGCCTTGTCTAGAGATCTGTAACCCTACTTCAACATACTGCTTCAACAAGGCCAGAAGGGGGTCCATGAGTATAGTAGAGCACTCAAGACCAACCAGAACAATATGGTGGCGAAAGGGGGTTGACCATTTATTCAAGAATATGCTAGGGAAAATTCAGGTTTAG